The Desulfomicrobium escambiense DSM 10707 genome includes a window with the following:
- the kdsB gene encoding 3-deoxy-manno-octulosonate cytidylyltransferase yields the protein MTDVYAIIPARYESSRFPGKPLALIHGKPMFWHVMHRASLCPLVGTAALATDDERILRAAHEFGMKAIMTSRDHASGTDRVLEAARMLGASPDSVVVNVQGDEPALNPEMLTELIRPFEDPAVQVTTLGHVIDAEAAQSPDRVKIVRAADGRALYFSRAPVPFGRDNPPEYLGHIGLYGLRMRILEKFSALGESPLERLEKLEQLRLLEAGIPIHVALTRHASHGVDRPEDLQTVSALMRGEEYI from the coding sequence ATGACTGACGTCTACGCCATCATCCCGGCCAGGTACGAAAGCTCGCGCTTTCCGGGCAAGCCCCTGGCCCTCATCCACGGCAAGCCCATGTTCTGGCATGTCATGCACCGCGCGTCCCTCTGCCCGCTGGTCGGGACCGCTGCCCTGGCCACGGACGACGAACGCATCCTGAGGGCCGCCCATGAGTTCGGCATGAAGGCCATCATGACCAGCCGCGACCACGCCAGCGGCACGGACCGCGTGCTGGAGGCGGCCAGGATGCTCGGCGCGTCGCCGGACAGCGTCGTCGTCAACGTCCAGGGCGACGAACCGGCCCTGAACCCCGAGATGCTGACCGAGCTGATCCGGCCCTTCGAGGACCCGGCCGTGCAGGTCACCACCCTCGGGCACGTCATCGACGCCGAGGCGGCCCAGTCTCCGGACCGGGTCAAGATCGTGCGCGCGGCCGACGGCCGGGCCCTCTACTTTTCGCGCGCGCCCGTGCCCTTCGGCCGCGACAACCCGCCGGAATATCTGGGGCACATCGGGCTGTACGGACTGCGCATGCGCATCCTTGAAAAATTCAGCGCTTTGGGCGAAAGTCCGCTGGAGCGGTTGGAAAAGCTGGAACAGCTCCGCCTGCTCGAAGCCGGCATCCCCATCCATGTGGCCCTCACGCGGCACGCAAGCCACGGCGTGGACCGCCCCGAAGATCTGCAAACAGTCAGCGCACTCATGCGAGGAGAAGAGTATATATGA
- a CDS encoding 3-deoxy-D-manno-octulosonic acid transferase — MPLARNLMPAAVRRALNALYTLLWCAAGPLLFFSPRMRQGWRQRLGFGRPAPCDVWVQGASAGECALVASLLEHLPGVRILATSCTSQGLDVLRKANAQDLQARMFPLDLPWLMGRLLDRARPRAVVLLETEIWPGLLMACAARKVPVIVVNARMTPKSLAGYLFLRPWLRAFAPAAVGAIAPADARRFGLVFGSERTSVTGNIKFDRAMNAPFLSRLDNPLAAFVPEGRPFLVLGSVREQEEATVIDLMERLHAADPQCVIGLFPRHMHRISAWEALLAKARVPWTRRSALTGPAAPGVILWDAFGELGQAYALARRAFVGGSLARLGGQNFLEPLAQGVLPCVGPHTRNFDWVGGEIFDDLVFRSPDVAELTRFLLEPASPRDTVRAKALDYVRTRQGASAASAALVTPFLSRRDHD; from the coding sequence ATGCCCCTGGCCCGGAACCTGATGCCCGCCGCCGTTCGCCGTGCATTGAACGCCCTGTATACCCTGCTGTGGTGCGCGGCCGGGCCCCTTCTTTTCTTTTCACCCAGGATGCGCCAAGGCTGGCGACAGCGCCTCGGCTTCGGCCGCCCCGCGCCCTGCGACGTCTGGGTCCAGGGCGCCTCGGCCGGGGAATGCGCCCTGGTGGCGAGCCTGCTGGAACACCTGCCCGGCGTCAGGATCCTGGCCACGTCCTGCACCAGCCAGGGCCTCGACGTGCTGCGCAAGGCGAATGCGCAAGACCTGCAGGCCCGCATGTTCCCCCTGGACCTGCCGTGGCTCATGGGGCGCCTGCTGGACCGGGCCCGGCCCAGGGCCGTGGTGCTGCTGGAAACGGAGATCTGGCCCGGCCTGCTCATGGCCTGCGCGGCCCGCAAGGTGCCCGTGATCGTCGTCAACGCGCGCATGACGCCCAAGTCCCTGGCTGGGTATCTTTTCCTTCGGCCGTGGCTGCGTGCTTTCGCCCCTGCGGCCGTGGGGGCCATCGCCCCGGCCGACGCACGGCGCTTCGGGCTGGTCTTCGGCTCCGAGCGGACGAGCGTGACCGGCAACATCAAGTTCGATCGGGCCATGAACGCGCCGTTCCTCTCGCGTCTCGACAACCCTCTTGCGGCCTTCGTGCCCGAGGGGCGACCATTTCTCGTTCTCGGGTCCGTGCGCGAACAGGAGGAGGCGACTGTCATCGACCTCATGGAGCGCCTGCACGCCGCAGACCCGCAGTGCGTCATCGGCCTGTTCCCGCGCCACATGCACCGCATCTCCGCCTGGGAAGCGCTGCTGGCGAAGGCCCGCGTCCCCTGGACCCGCCGCAGCGCCCTGACTGGCCCGGCCGCGCCGGGCGTCATCCTCTGGGACGCCTTCGGGGAGCTCGGGCAGGCCTACGCCCTGGCCCGGCGCGCTTTCGTGGGCGGCAGCCTGGCCCGGCTCGGCGGCCAGAATTTCCTGGAGCCCCTGGCCCAGGGCGTGCTGCCCTGCGTCGGCCCCCACACCCGAAATTTCGACTGGGTGGGCGGGGAAATCTTTGACGACCTGGTTTTCCGCAGCCCGGACGTGGCCGAACTGACCCGCTTTCTGCTCGAACCAGCGTCCCCCAGGGACACGGTCCGGGCCAAGGCCCTGGACTACGTGCGCACGCGCCAGGGCGCCTCGGCCGCGTCTGCCGCCCTCGTCACGCCATTTCTTTCACGGAGGGACCATGACTGA
- a CDS encoding D-alanine--D-alanine ligase family protein gives MNILLIAGGWSGEREVALSGARQIEKGLTALGHTVTLFDPARDLRGLYAATQGHDFAFINLHGSPGEDGLIQCLLERIGMPFQGSDARSSLLALNKAVAKQIFEAAGLDTPQWEFVPACHVNEWRPLLPFPIVVKPNTGGSSLGVGIIGDEEELDAYLATPEIAGQDLLAEVLIRGQELTCGVLDGETLPPILIRPKRGEFFDYDSKYQPGATEEICPAPVSDELTARLQSMARAAHDALGLSDYSRTDFMLAADGTPYLLEVNTLPGMTATSLLPQEAQAVGLSFEQLLARLIELGLRKKR, from the coding sequence ATGAATATCCTTTTGATCGCCGGCGGCTGGTCCGGTGAGCGCGAGGTGGCCTTAAGCGGCGCCCGCCAGATCGAAAAGGGCCTGACCGCCCTGGGCCACACCGTCACCCTCTTCGACCCGGCCCGAGACCTGCGCGGCCTCTACGCCGCAACCCAAGGGCACGACTTCGCCTTCATCAACCTGCACGGCTCGCCCGGCGAGGACGGACTCATCCAGTGCCTGCTGGAGCGCATCGGCATGCCCTTCCAGGGCTCGGACGCCCGTTCGTCGCTCCTGGCCCTGAACAAGGCCGTGGCCAAGCAGATCTTCGAGGCCGCCGGGCTGGACACCCCGCAGTGGGAGTTCGTCCCGGCCTGCCACGTCAACGAGTGGCGCCCCCTGCTGCCCTTCCCCATCGTGGTCAAGCCCAACACCGGCGGCTCCAGCCTGGGCGTGGGCATCATCGGCGACGAAGAGGAGCTCGACGCCTACCTCGCCACGCCTGAGATCGCAGGCCAGGATCTGCTGGCCGAGGTGCTGATCCGCGGCCAGGAATTGACCTGCGGCGTGCTCGACGGCGAGACGCTGCCGCCCATCCTCATCCGCCCCAAACGCGGGGAGTTCTTCGACTACGACAGCAAGTACCAGCCCGGCGCCACCGAGGAGATCTGCCCGGCGCCCGTGTCGGACGAACTGACGGCGCGCCTGCAGTCCATGGCCCGCGCCGCCCACGACGCCCTGGGGCTGTCCGACTACAGCCGGACGGACTTCATGCTTGCGGCCGACGGCACGCCGTACCTGCTGGAGGTCAATACCCTGCCCGGCATGACGGCCACGAGCCTCCTGCCCCAGGAAGCCCAGGCCGTGGGCCTGTCCTTCGAACAACTCCTGGCGCGGCTCATCGAGCTGGGCCTGCGCAAGAAACGCTGA
- a CDS encoding HD domain-containing protein, producing the protein MNDLPPTPISDHAGGHIPSDAECRAWWDEYGMYDHIKMHSELVAAVATALAEMAADKGLGNPDGLSRDDFVQSVRAAGLLHDLGKTWSIVHGGNHSQLGAAWTMELTRNPRIAQGVVHHVHWPGELDAENFFLPLAVIYADKRVKHDKIVNLHERFEDLFARYGHTERSRALVRRAHDQGKAIEHLFSTILGEEIHEYPFDRRRLVR; encoded by the coding sequence ATGAACGATCTCCCACCTACCCCCATCTCCGACCACGCCGGAGGGCATATTCCCTCGGATGCGGAGTGCCGCGCATGGTGGGACGAGTACGGCATGTACGACCACATCAAGATGCACAGCGAACTGGTCGCCGCAGTGGCCACGGCCTTGGCGGAAATGGCCGCCGACAAGGGACTGGGCAACCCCGACGGGCTCTCCCGGGACGACTTCGTGCAGTCCGTGCGCGCCGCTGGCCTCCTGCACGACCTGGGCAAGACGTGGTCCATCGTCCACGGCGGCAACCACAGCCAGCTCGGCGCAGCCTGGACCATGGAACTGACGCGCAACCCGCGCATCGCCCAGGGAGTCGTCCACCACGTGCACTGGCCGGGGGAACTCGACGCGGAGAATTTTTTCCTGCCTCTGGCCGTCATCTACGCCGACAAACGGGTCAAGCACGACAAGATCGTCAACCTGCACGAACGCTTCGAGGACCTCTTCGCCCGCTACGGACATACGGAGCGCAGCCGCGCCCTGGTCCGGCGCGCCCACGACCAGGGCAAGGCCATCGAACACCTCTTCAGCACCATTCTCGGAGAAGAAATCCATGAATATCCTTTTGATCGCCGGCGGCTGGTCCGGTGA
- a CDS encoding HypC/HybG/HupF family hydrogenase formation chaperone produces the protein MCLAIPMEVLTIDGRSAEVQVGGTRQTVRLDLISESPEVGDFVIVHAGFALTRLDREEAVATLKLFEEGLNVELI, from the coding sequence ATGTGCCTGGCTATTCCAATGGAAGTATTGACGATCGACGGCCGAAGCGCCGAGGTGCAGGTCGGCGGGACGCGCCAGACGGTCCGGCTGGATCTGATTTCCGAATCTCCGGAAGTGGGCGATTTCGTCATCGTCCACGCCGGCTTCGCCTTGACCCGGCTGGACCGGGAGGAAGCCGTCGCCACCCTGAAACTTTTCGAGGAAGGGCTGAACGTTGAGCTTATTTGA
- the hypD gene encoding hydrogenase formation protein HypD has protein sequence MSLFDNFKDPELCKALLDRIHKELDGELRFMEVCGTHTVSIFRSGVRSLLSDKVVHLSGPGCPVCVTHDSEVAAFLELAGRNAIIATFGDLMRVPGPDKKSLKSAQAEGARVKVVYSPFDALKLAQDNPGDKVVFLGVGFETTAPAIAATVKVAREQGITNFSVLCFHKLVPPALDALVGDPELKVQAFLLPGHVSAIIGVEPYRFLAEKHGLPSVVAGFEPVDILQALHLFVTMRNEGRAEVVNAYTRVVSDAGNPKAVSVMHEVFEPADALWRGIGLIPGSGLTVREEYAAFDAMRVFGMELKDVPAIKGCRCGDVLKGKLSPDGCPLFGKACTPAAPVGPCMVSTEGSCAAYYKYKV, from the coding sequence TTGAGCTTATTTGACAACTTCAAGGACCCGGAACTGTGCAAGGCCCTGCTTGACCGCATCCACAAGGAACTGGACGGCGAACTGCGCTTCATGGAGGTCTGCGGGACCCATACGGTCTCCATCTTCCGCAGCGGCGTGCGCTCCCTGCTTTCGGACAAGGTCGTGCACCTCTCGGGCCCCGGCTGCCCGGTCTGCGTGACCCACGACAGCGAGGTGGCCGCGTTTCTGGAACTGGCCGGCAGGAACGCCATCATCGCCACCTTTGGCGACCTCATGCGCGTGCCCGGCCCGGACAAGAAGAGCCTCAAGAGCGCCCAGGCCGAAGGCGCCCGGGTCAAGGTCGTCTATTCGCCCTTCGACGCCCTGAAGCTGGCCCAGGACAACCCCGGCGACAAGGTCGTGTTCCTGGGCGTGGGCTTCGAGACCACGGCCCCGGCCATTGCGGCCACGGTCAAGGTGGCGCGCGAGCAGGGCATCACCAATTTTTCCGTGCTCTGCTTCCACAAGCTGGTGCCGCCGGCCCTGGACGCCCTGGTGGGCGACCCGGAGCTCAAGGTCCAGGCCTTTCTGCTGCCGGGCCACGTTTCGGCCATCATCGGCGTGGAGCCCTACCGCTTTCTGGCCGAGAAGCACGGCCTGCCATCGGTCGTGGCCGGCTTCGAGCCCGTGGACATCCTGCAGGCCCTGCACCTCTTCGTGACCATGCGCAATGAAGGGCGGGCCGAAGTGGTCAACGCCTACACCCGCGTCGTGTCCGACGCCGGCAACCCTAAGGCCGTGTCGGTCATGCACGAGGTCTTCGAGCCGGCCGACGCCCTGTGGCGCGGCATCGGCCTCATCCCGGGCAGCGGCCTGACCGTGCGCGAGGAGTACGCGGCCTTCGACGCCATGCGTGTCTTCGGCATGGAGCTCAAGGATGTCCCGGCCATCAAGGGCTGCCGTTGCGGCGACGTGCTCAAGGGTAAGCTCTCGCCCGACGGGTGCCCGCTCTTCGGCAAGGCCTGCACCCCGGCCGCACCCGTGGGGCCGTGCATGGTCTCGACCGAAGGGTCGTGCGCAGCGTATTACAAGTATAAAGTTTAG
- the hypE gene encoding hydrogenase expression/formation protein HypE encodes MDRVLLDYGSGGKASHRLIGELFLKYLGNAVLDRLDDAAFLEMSGPLSVSTDTFTVDPIFFPGGDIGSLAVHGTVNDVAMLGARPRYLTCGFILEEGLPMADLERIVESMGRAAREAGVLVVTGDTKVVPRGAVDKIFINTTGIGEVFVPEAPSGHRARPGDAILVSGFVGDHGLAILSKREGLTFEAPVLSDCASLNHLIVRLLETVPEVHVLRDPTRGGVATTLNEIAGQSGVECRILESSIPVRPEVSGGCSFLGLDPLYLANEGKFLCILPQEHAEAALSVMREDPLGRDAVQIGTVRAEHPGKVVLETPLGGTRLMDMLEGEQLPRIC; translated from the coding sequence GTGGACAGGGTTCTTCTGGATTACGGCAGCGGCGGCAAGGCTTCGCATCGGCTCATCGGCGAGCTGTTCCTGAAATATCTGGGCAACGCGGTCCTCGACCGCCTGGACGACGCGGCGTTCCTGGAGATGAGCGGGCCTTTGTCCGTGAGCACCGACACCTTCACTGTCGACCCCATCTTCTTTCCCGGCGGCGACATCGGCTCCCTGGCCGTGCACGGCACGGTCAACGACGTGGCCATGCTTGGCGCCCGGCCCCGTTACCTGACCTGCGGGTTCATCCTGGAGGAGGGGCTGCCCATGGCCGACCTGGAGCGCATCGTGGAGTCCATGGGCCGGGCGGCCCGCGAAGCCGGGGTGCTGGTCGTCACCGGCGACACCAAGGTCGTGCCCAGAGGAGCCGTGGACAAGATCTTCATCAACACCACCGGCATCGGCGAAGTCTTCGTGCCCGAGGCCCCGAGCGGCCATCGCGCCCGCCCCGGGGACGCCATTCTCGTCAGCGGCTTCGTCGGCGATCACGGCCTGGCCATCCTGTCCAAGCGCGAAGGACTGACCTTCGAGGCGCCCGTGCTCTCGGACTGCGCCTCCCTCAATCATCTCATCGTGCGCCTGCTGGAAACCGTCCCCGAGGTGCATGTCCTGCGCGACCCCACCCGCGGTGGCGTGGCCACGACCCTGAACGAGATCGCCGGGCAGTCGGGCGTGGAGTGCCGGATTCTGGAGTCGAGCATCCCCGTGCGGCCCGAGGTCAGCGGCGGTTGTTCCTTCCTCGGCCTCGACCCGCTCTATCTGGCCAACGAGGGCAAGTTCCTGTGCATCCTGCCCCAGGAGCACGCCGAGGCGGCCCTGTCCGTCATGCGCGAGGACCCGCTGGGCCGCGACGCGGTGCAGATCGGCACGGTGCGCGCCGAACACCCCGGCAAGGTCGTGCTGGAGACGCCGCTGGGCGGCACGCGCCTCATGGACATGCTCGAGGGCGAACAGTTGCCGCGCATCTGCTGA
- a CDS encoding 3'-5' exonuclease → MIRTFVAIDFETADSRRDSACAVGLTKVRGGAVVDSLYGLIRPPRSRFSPFCVGVHGIHWSDVKDSPNFRDFWIENAGFLEDADFLAAHNASFDKGVLGACCTMAGLPAPRLPFVCTVNLARNQWNLRPTKLPDVCRHLGLTLNHHHAGSDAEACARIVMAAVAENPRCLDPFGV, encoded by the coding sequence ATGATCCGCACCTTCGTCGCCATCGACTTCGAGACCGCGGACTCGCGCCGCGACAGCGCCTGCGCCGTGGGCCTGACCAAGGTCCGCGGCGGCGCCGTCGTTGATTCCCTCTATGGCCTCATCCGGCCGCCGCGCTCGCGGTTTTCGCCGTTCTGCGTAGGCGTGCACGGCATCCATTGGTCCGACGTCAAGGACAGCCCGAATTTCCGGGACTTCTGGATCGAGAACGCCGGCTTCCTGGAGGACGCCGACTTTCTGGCCGCCCACAACGCGAGCTTTGACAAGGGCGTGCTCGGGGCCTGCTGCACCATGGCCGGCCTACCCGCCCCGCGTCTGCCCTTCGTCTGCACCGTGAACCTGGCCCGCAACCAGTGGAACTTGCGGCCGACCAAGCTGCCCGACGTCTGCCGCCATTTGGGCCTGACCCTGAACCACCACCACGCCGGCTCCGACGCCGAGGCCTGCGCCCGCATCGTCATGGCCGCCGTGGCCGAAAACCCCCGCTGTCTCGACCCGTTCGGCGTGTAG
- a CDS encoding manganese-dependent inorganic pyrophosphatase: MSVYVFGHKNPDSDTICSAIALADLKSKLGVACTPAAQGELPPETKFILEKFGVAAPAVKTAFAGEKVFLVDTSDLAQLPDDIKQAEVLGIVDHHKLGDLTTSSPLECWIWPVGCTATVITAMYKYFGVEIPKNIAGIMLCAILSDTVIFKSPTCTPADKEAAAELGKIAGIADLAALGMEMFKVKSAVEGTPARELVLRDYKDFNMNGTKVGIGQLEVVDLSILDAVKGDLAADIAKLKAEKGNHSVFLLLTDIMKEGSEILIASDDASVVEKAFGAKPVDGKAWLPKVMSRKKDVVPKFEKVFA; this comes from the coding sequence ATGTCCGTTTATGTTTTCGGTCACAAGAATCCTGATTCCGACACCATCTGCAGCGCTATCGCGCTGGCCGACCTGAAGAGCAAGCTGGGCGTGGCCTGCACCCCGGCCGCCCAGGGCGAGCTGCCCCCCGAGACCAAGTTCATCCTGGAAAAGTTCGGCGTTGCCGCTCCTGCCGTAAAGACCGCCTTCGCCGGCGAAAAGGTTTTCCTGGTCGACACCTCCGATCTGGCTCAGCTCCCCGACGACATCAAGCAGGCTGAAGTCCTGGGCATCGTCGACCACCACAAGCTGGGCGACCTGACCACCTCCAGCCCGCTCGAGTGCTGGATCTGGCCCGTGGGCTGCACCGCCACCGTCATCACCGCCATGTACAAGTACTTCGGCGTCGAGATCCCCAAGAACATCGCCGGCATCATGCTGTGCGCCATCCTGAGCGACACCGTCATCTTCAAGTCCCCGACCTGCACCCCGGCCGACAAGGAAGCCGCTGCCGAACTGGGCAAGATCGCCGGCATCGCCGACCTGGCCGCCCTGGGCATGGAAATGTTCAAGGTCAAATCCGCCGTTGAAGGCACCCCGGCCCGCGAGCTGGTCCTGCGCGACTACAAGGACTTCAACATGAACGGCACCAAGGTCGGCATCGGCCAGCTGGAAGTCGTCGACCTGTCCATCCTCGACGCCGTCAAGGGCGACCTGGCCGCCGACATCGCCAAACTGAAGGCCGAGAAGGGCAACCACTCCGTGTTCCTGCTGCTGACCGACATCATGAAGGAAGGCTCCGAGATCCTGATCGCCTCCGACGACGCCTCCGTGGTCGAGAAGGCCTTCGGCGCCAAGCCCGTGGACGGAAAGGCCTGGCTGCCCAAGGTCATGTCCCGCAAAAAGGACGTCGTGCCCAAGTTCGAGAAGGTCTTCGCCTAA
- a CDS encoding PTS sugar transporter subunit IIB, with protein MLWFRIDNRLVHGQVIEAWLPHIRAKTLVVANDDLASDALRQEIMSLAVPSDVSFVCCTVAETPDVLRRLFKGNASPHVMVLFSTCADARSAHMAGLSFSQVNIGNLHYGPGKEQVCEHIALGPDDRSCLKYFADHDVEIDFRCVPTATPKVNL; from the coding sequence GTGCTCTGGTTCCGCATCGACAACCGACTGGTCCACGGTCAGGTCATCGAGGCCTGGCTGCCGCACATCCGGGCCAAGACCCTGGTGGTGGCCAACGACGACCTGGCCTCCGACGCACTCAGGCAGGAAATCATGAGCCTGGCCGTCCCGAGCGACGTGTCCTTCGTCTGCTGCACCGTGGCCGAAACGCCCGACGTGCTGCGACGCCTCTTCAAGGGGAACGCCTCACCGCACGTCATGGTGCTGTTTTCGACCTGCGCCGACGCAAGGTCCGCGCACATGGCAGGGCTGTCCTTCTCCCAGGTCAACATCGGCAATCTGCACTACGGGCCGGGCAAGGAGCAGGTCTGCGAGCATATCGCCCTAGGGCCCGACGACCGCAGCTGCCTCAAGTATTTCGCGGACCACGACGTGGAAATCGACTTTCGCTGCGTGCCCACGGCCACGCCAAAGGTCAACCTATGA
- a CDS encoding PTS sugar transporter subunit IIA, protein MVGVILVTHGQFGQHLLEAAQTILGPQEQCAHLAVEGAVDMATLLTDLKSAVKRMETGEGVIILTDMFGGTPSNISLSLLQPGKVDVLTGVNLPMLLRILGMRDQELTQLAQNAKNAGIQGIVLAGEVLTRKIGEA, encoded by the coding sequence ATGGTTGGAGTGATTCTGGTGACCCATGGCCAGTTCGGCCAGCATCTGCTGGAGGCTGCCCAGACCATCCTGGGGCCGCAGGAACAATGCGCCCACCTGGCGGTGGAAGGCGCGGTGGACATGGCCACCCTGCTGACGGACCTGAAAAGCGCCGTCAAACGGATGGAGACGGGCGAAGGCGTGATCATCCTGACCGACATGTTCGGCGGCACGCCGTCCAACATCAGCCTGTCCCTGCTCCAGCCCGGCAAGGTCGACGTCCTGACCGGCGTCAACCTGCCCATGCTGCTGCGCATCCTCGGCATGCGCGACCAGGAGCTGACCCAGTTGGCCCAGAATGCCAAAAACGCAGGCATCCAGGGCATCGTGCTCGCGGGCGAGGTGCTGACCCGCAAGATCGGCGAGGCCTAG
- the rapZ gene encoding RNase adapter RapZ has protein sequence MEKRSELKNVVIVSGMSGSGKSTALRVFEDMGFFCVDGLPARMAPALIELFFSSPSKDYPGLAMGMDLRQPDFAGQWREVLQDMEKLSVRPTILFTDSSDQVLLRRYATTRRPHPLATGNLGLEAALDREREILEPIRNQADLVVDTSHYSVHDLRRVIQDKWASIASQSQGMRVHLISFGFKYGAPAEADTVMDLRFLPNPYFVEDLRPLSGQDEAIARYVLDGEPGREYLKRLLEFLDFTVPLYAREGRYRLTMAFGCTGGRHRSVAVTEAVLAHLRACGYTVSVEHRHFSLG, from the coding sequence ATGGAAAAACGCAGCGAACTCAAAAACGTCGTCATCGTCTCGGGCATGTCGGGCTCCGGCAAGAGCACGGCCCTGCGCGTCTTCGAGGACATGGGCTTCTTCTGCGTGGACGGTCTGCCTGCCCGCATGGCCCCGGCCCTGATCGAGCTGTTCTTCTCGTCCCCGTCCAAGGACTACCCGGGCCTGGCCATGGGCATGGACCTGCGCCAGCCCGACTTCGCCGGGCAGTGGCGTGAAGTGCTGCAGGACATGGAGAAGCTGTCGGTGCGCCCGACCATCCTCTTCACGGACTCCTCGGACCAGGTTCTGCTGCGCCGCTACGCCACCACGCGCCGGCCCCACCCCCTGGCCACGGGCAATCTGGGCCTGGAAGCCGCCCTGGACCGGGAACGGGAGATTCTGGAGCCCATCCGCAACCAAGCCGACCTGGTCGTCGACACGTCCCACTACTCGGTCCACGACCTGCGCCGCGTCATCCAGGACAAGTGGGCGAGCATCGCCAGCCAGAGCCAGGGCATGCGCGTGCACCTCATCTCCTTCGGCTTCAAGTACGGGGCCCCGGCCGAGGCCGACACGGTCATGGACCTGCGTTTCCTGCCAAACCCCTATTTCGTCGAGGACCTGCGCCCCCTGTCCGGACAGGATGAAGCCATCGCCCGCTACGTCCTGGACGGCGAACCCGGCCGGGAGTACCTGAAGAGGCTCCTGGAATTTCTCGACTTCACCGTGCCCCTCTACGCCAGGGAAGGGCGCTACCGCCTGACCATGGCCTTCGGCTGCACCGGCGGCAGGCACCGCTCCGTGGCCGTGACCGAAGCCGTGCTTGCCCACCTGAGGGCGTGCGGGTACACCGTCTCGGTGGAGCATCGACATTTCAGTCTCGGATAA
- a CDS encoding PTS sugar transporter subunit IIA: MKLAEYLDKDLIIPDLSARTKKEVLAELVSSLPAKFPGVDANRVAQVLMDRELLGTTGIGDGIAIPHGKLDSLGQVMVIVGRSREGVDFASLDHKPATIFFTVLAPSNVVGLHLKILATISRLLKDTGFRQAFSDAADGESLWRLLQSV, encoded by the coding sequence ATGAAGCTTGCCGAATATCTGGACAAGGACCTGATCATTCCCGACCTTTCGGCCAGGACCAAGAAGGAGGTCCTGGCCGAACTCGTTTCGTCGCTTCCGGCCAAATTTCCCGGCGTGGACGCCAATCGCGTGGCCCAGGTGCTCATGGACCGAGAACTGCTCGGCACCACGGGCATCGGCGACGGCATCGCCATCCCCCACGGGAAGCTGGACAGCCTCGGCCAGGTCATGGTCATCGTGGGCCGCAGCCGCGAGGGCGTCGATTTCGCCAGCCTGGACCACAAGCCGGCCACCATCTTCTTCACGGTCCTGGCCCCCTCCAACGTGGTGGGCCTGCACCTGAAGATCCTGGCCACAATCTCGCGCCTGCTCAAGGACACCGGCTTCCGTCAGGCTTTTTCCGACGCCGCCGACGGCGAAAGCCTGTGGCGGCTGCTGCAGTCCGTCTGA
- the hpf gene encoding ribosome hibernation-promoting factor, HPF/YfiA family — translation MRIVFNFKNFDPSDHLRKYAKDRFGKLGKFMAGTPDAELQVNLEVEKFRHIADVVLTGKNVHISAREDSEDMYSTVDMVWDKLEAQMRKIRDKDKSKRKAGGETVRMDVISFDEDTTGKRRQSIQQTDHFEPKPMVVEEAAMQLGKTENDFLVFLNAENERVNVIYRRKTGDFGLIDPGV, via the coding sequence ATGAGGATTGTCTTCAACTTCAAGAACTTCGACCCTTCCGACCACCTGCGCAAGTACGCCAAGGACCGTTTCGGCAAGCTCGGCAAATTCATGGCCGGCACCCCTGACGCCGAACTGCAGGTCAATCTCGAAGTCGAGAAATTCCGCCATATCGCCGACGTCGTCCTGACCGGCAAGAACGTGCACATCTCCGCCCGCGAGGACAGCGAGGACATGTACTCCACCGTGGACATGGTGTGGGACAAGCTCGAGGCCCAGATGCGCAAGATCCGCGACAAGGACAAGAGCAAGCGCAAGGCCGGTGGCGAGACCGTGCGCATGGACGTCATCAGCTTCGACGAGGACACCACGGGCAAGCGCAGACAGAGCATCCAGCAGACCGACCACTTCGAGCCCAAACCCATGGTCGTCGAAGAGGCCGCCATGCAGCTCGGCAAGACGGAGAACGACTTCCTCGTCTTCCTGAACGCCGAGAACGAACGCGTCAATGTCATCTACCGCCGCAAGACCGGCGACTTCGGCCTCATCGACCCTGGGGTATAA